ACCGGCGATCGACCTGCTGCGGGAGCATTGCGATCTGTACGTATGGGACGGCGGCTCCCCGATGCCCCGCGATCGGCTCCTCGAAGCGTTGGCCGACGCGGAAGGTCTGCTCACCTCGGGCGACCGCATCGACGACGAGCTCCTAACCCGCGCTCCGAAGCTGCGGGCCGTCAGCACGGTGTCGGTCGGGTATGATCACTTCGACCTGAACGCGATGCGCCGCCGCGGCGTCGTCGGGACGCATACGCCGTACGTGCTCGACGACACGGTGGCCGATCTCGTGCTGGCGCTCATGCTGGCGGCGGCAAGACGCGTGCCGGAGCTGGACGCTTATGTGAAGAGCGGCCAATGGCACCGGGACGAAGGAAAAGCGGGAGCCGCGCTGTTCGGAACGGACGTGCACCACGCGAAGCTCGGCCTCATCGGCCTCGGCCGCATCGGCGAGCGGATCGCGCGGCGGGCCGCGCTCGGCTTCGATATGCAGGTGTACTATTACAACCGGAGTCGAAATCCGGAAGCCGAGGAGAAATACGGCGCCCAGTATGTGTCGTTGGAGGAGCTGCTGCGCGAGTCCGACTTCGTCGTGCTGATGCTGCCGCTGACGCCGAAAACCGAACGGTTCTTCGGCCGGGCGCAGTTCGAGCTCATGAAGCCGACGGCGTTCTTCATCAACGCGTCGCGCGGGAAAGTCGTCGACGAAGCGGCGCTCGTCGAGGCGCTCCGCGGCGGAACGATTCGCGGGGCGGGACTCGACGTATTCGAGACGGAGCCGGTGCCGCCGGATCATCCGCTGCTCGCGCTGCGGAACGTCGTCGCGGTGCCGCACATCGGGTCGGCTACGGCGCAAACCCGCTTCGACATGGCGATGACGGCCGCGCGCAACTTGGTCGAGACGCTGCGGGGCGGCGGCGGCGCTTATGTCGTGAAAGAACTGAAGCAGCCGTAGCCGGCCGCGGCCGGCAAGGAGGACGACGGAATGGTGAAACTGCTGCCCGCCCGCTGGGAAACGGAGCGCTGCGAGGTCGCGTCGTTCGATGCGGACGATGCCGCGGCGCGGCAAGCGCTGCAAGCGCTCTATGAGAAGTCGAGCTACATGGCCGCATGGGACGGCCGCGTCGTGGAGCCCGATTATATCGACCGGATCGCGGAAGGCCGCGGCGAGGTGCCGCCGGGCGGCAGTCAGGATCGCTTGCTGCTGCAGAGAATCGCGCGGAAGGACGATCCCGAGCGGCGGCCGATCGGCCTGCTCGAGCTGTACCACGGGTACCCGCACGAGCGTTCGTTATACATCGGATTTTTATTTATCGACCCGGTGGAGCAGGGGAACGGCTGCGGCCGCGAGATCGCGAGCCGATGCCGCGAGCTCGCCCTCGGGCTCGGGTACGAAGAAGCGCGCGTCGCGGTCGCGCTGAAAAATTGGCCGGCGCTCCGGTTTTGGATCCGGAACGGGTACCGCCACGCGACCAAAACAGCCGGAGACCGTCTGTTCGGCGAGGATGCGTACGCGGTCCTCGAGCTGTCGACGTCCGGCGTCGAAACCGCGGACGGAACATCATCGATGGAGGGCGAAAGCGATGTGTAGAAGCATTAAAACGCTGCACAATTTCGATCCGCCGGCGACCGAAGCGGAAGTTCGCGCCGCCGCGCTGCAGTTCGTCCGGAAGCTGTCCGGCTTCCGCGAGCCGTCGAAGGCGAACGAGGACGCGTTCCGCCGCGCCGTCGACGAGGTGGCGGACGCGGCCGGGAAACTGCTCGCTTCGCTCGAGACGAAAGCCGCGCCGCGCAGCCGCGAAATCGAAGCGCAGCGGGCGAAAGTCAGATCCGCGAAACGGTTCGCAAGGCCGAACGAATCCGTTCGAGAATGACGAAATCCAAGGAGGAAACGCGATGAAACTCGACAACAAAATCGGCGTGATCGTAGACAGCTTTGGAGTCGGCGTGCGCGAAGGGCTGAAGAAGGCGAAAGAGGTCGGAGCGGAAGGCGTTCAAATTTATGCCGTCAAAGGCGAAATGGACCCAGACAACCTAACCCCGGCCGCTCGGAAGGAATTAAAATCGTATATCGAGGACTTGGGTCTGGAAATTTCGGCGTTGTGCGGCGATCTGGGCGGGCACGGCTTTCAAGACCGCGCCGTCAACCGCGAGAAGGTGGAGAAATCCAAGCGCATTCTCGATCTCGCCGTCGAGCTCGGCACGAACATCGTCACGACGCATATCGGCATCGTGCCGCACGACGCGAACGGACCGATTTACGCGGCGATGCAGGAAGCTTGCGAAGAGCTTAGCCGGTACGCGAACAGCTTGAACGCGTATTTCGCGATCGAGACCGGTCCCGAGACGGCCGCGCATCTGAAAGCGTTCCTCGATACGCTGAGCGGCAAAGGCGTATCCGTCAATTTCGATCCGGCGAACATGGTGATGGTGACGGGCGACGATCCGGTTGCAGGCGTCCATATTTTGAAAGACTATATCGTGCACACGCATGTGAAAGACGGCGTCCGCCATCGCGAGGTCGACCCCCGGGCGGTATACGGCAGCTTGGACACGGAGGGGATGGATCACGACAAAATCGCGGAAATCCTTAAAGAAGGCCAGCTGTTCGAGGAGCTGCCGCTCGGCGAAGGCGCCGTCGACTTCGACGCGTACTTCCGGGCGCTGCAAGAGATCGGCTATCGCGGGTACTTGACGATCGAGCGCGAGGTCGGCGACTCCCCGGAGGACGACATTCGCAAAGCGGTGCAATTCATCCGCGCCTATCGCTGACGGCTTCCAAGGCGCGGCGGGGAGGCTTACGGCATGAACGAACGGGAACGAGAGTCGTGGAAACGGCTGAAGGAGCAGCTGCAGGCGGAGGAGGAAGAGCTCCGCATGTACCGCCAATACAACGATCGGGTGGACGAAGCGGTTCAAGAGTTCGAGAAGAACGGCGGGCTCGAGCATGTGAAAGGGAAAGGCAAGCCGCTGCAGCTCGCGACCGGCGACCCGCTGTACGGCGTGCTCAAGACGGCCGGCGTGAAACCGCCGTGGCTGGAGTTGCAGCATGTCATTCGCGACGAGCTGCGCGAGCTGCTGAAGGAGCTTCGTCTCGGGACGGCGGTGCGAGCGGAGGAGACGCTCCGCAGCATTAACGGCCGCATCTCGAAATACAACCGCATCGTTCCGCATTATACGATGCAGCGCACGCCCGTTTCGCTCGAGACGATCGAGGACCAACTAAAGACGTGGGAATAATCGATGGGGAGCCGCCCGGGCGGCTCCCTGTTGCTTTGTGTTATGAAAAAATAAAGTATTAGACTGAAATTGTTGAATTTGTGAATTTTTTTGAACCCCCAATCGGCTACCTAGGGAAAATAAGTTTTAGACTAATTCAGAAAATGAAACAGCGGCGTAACTAAGGACGTGAAAATAAAGTCTTAGACTGACGCGGTTTTTTTTGGTATTGGTTATGATAATAGCCCTTTTAGCACACATACCCACTCCGCTTAAACCGCTGGGTCATATACTAACTTACCTGCTGTGGAATGGACGGTGAAAAGATGAAGGGAAGGCCTCGCAAGGATACAAGCACGAAACAGGAAAAACTCACAATTTCTCAGGCATTCATGAGGGTTACAGTAGCGCTTCCTCAAGCACCTTCAATTGAAGACCCGTTACCGACTCACCTAACCTTCTTCGTTGATTCTAGATTCACAACGGCGCAGAGAAATCGGATTACCAGGTTAATTACAGGCGTTATGTCTCAATGGGCCCGATATTACATTAATAGAGATAATGGGGTTAACAGTCCACTGAAACAGTGTACGGCTCGATATGCCCGCTTTAACCTAGCCCCTGAATGGTTTGAAGACAAGATAGCTAACGGTAACGTCGCCGTGGATGTGATGATGGATGGTTTAACACGGGCATTTATTGCTAATGGTTTTGGGAGAGCGTTTCGTGCTCAAATTATGTATCCTTCTCCAGGTACGACACCCCCAAAGGCTATTAGAGGTGCAAACGCTTCTGATCCTGACAGGAACTCATTATCTGTAATCATCAATCCGAAAACATTAAGCAGAATCGACCTTGGTGACACGACTCTTATCGGTTCATTATTGCACGCATGGTTGCATCGGATTGGTTATCGTCATCCTGCCGAACTCTATACGTCGTACTTTATCGGTGAGGCAGCAATGTGTCTAATGCATGGCAATACTAGCAAACAAAGCGGAGTACCCGACAGCAGGTTAACTGCATTTCTAGATTGACTCATACCTTTTTGGGGGAAGGAAAGTGACACACCAAGATATTAACTCCTTGATTGAATACGCTAAAAGGTTTCTTGTGGCTAGCCCTAAACTTCGAACGACACCTTATCCCAAGTTACGAAAAATGGATTGTTCCTCTTTCACGCAGCATGTCTATGGAAAATACGGCATTAAGCTGCCGCGCAAAGCCAGAGAGCAAGCAAAGCACGGAATAGAAGTGGATAAAACCGACTTGAAGGAAGGCGACTTATTATTTTTCTATGTACCCGAAAGGTTCCCAACAAACTACATCCCCGGACACGTCGGCATTTATCTTGGTGATGGAACCATGATCCACTGCCTACCCTCGCCCAAGAGAGTATTAATCT
The nucleotide sequence above comes from Paenibacillus sp.. Encoded proteins:
- a CDS encoding DnaJ family domain-containing protein, producing the protein MNERERESWKRLKEQLQAEEEELRMYRQYNDRVDEAVQEFEKNGGLEHVKGKGKPLQLATGDPLYGVLKTAGVKPPWLELQHVIRDELRELLKELRLGTAVRAEETLRSINGRISKYNRIVPHYTMQRTPVSLETIEDQLKTWE
- a CDS encoding GNAT family N-acetyltransferase — encoded protein: MVKLLPARWETERCEVASFDADDAAARQALQALYEKSSYMAAWDGRVVEPDYIDRIAEGRGEVPPGGSQDRLLLQRIARKDDPERRPIGLLELYHGYPHERSLYIGFLFIDPVEQGNGCGREIASRCRELALGLGYEEARVAVALKNWPALRFWIRNGYRHATKTAGDRLFGEDAYAVLELSTSGVETADGTSSMEGESDV
- a CDS encoding DUF2277 domain-containing protein gives rise to the protein MCRSIKTLHNFDPPATEAEVRAAALQFVRKLSGFREPSKANEDAFRRAVDEVADAAGKLLASLETKAAPRSREIEAQRAKVRSAKRFARPNESVRE
- a CDS encoding C40 family peptidase; translated protein: MTHQDINSLIEYAKRFLVASPKLRTTPYPKLRKMDCSSFTQHVYGKYGIKLPRKAREQAKHGIEVDKTDLKEGDLLFFYVPERFPTNYIPGHVGIYLGDGTMIHCLPSPKRVLISDINTPHKKKTFLFAKRVILPNDISIYEQHKALNDFWRL
- a CDS encoding D-glycerate dehydrogenase, giving the protein MNMNSKPKAVVSKPLPQPAIDLLREHCDLYVWDGGSPMPRDRLLEALADAEGLLTSGDRIDDELLTRAPKLRAVSTVSVGYDHFDLNAMRRRGVVGTHTPYVLDDTVADLVLALMLAAARRVPELDAYVKSGQWHRDEGKAGAALFGTDVHHAKLGLIGLGRIGERIARRAALGFDMQVYYYNRSRNPEAEEKYGAQYVSLEELLRESDFVVLMLPLTPKTERFFGRAQFELMKPTAFFINASRGKVVDEAALVEALRGGTIRGAGLDVFETEPVPPDHPLLALRNVVAVPHIGSATAQTRFDMAMTAARNLVETLRGGGGAYVVKELKQP
- a CDS encoding sugar phosphate isomerase/epimerase family protein; translated protein: MKLDNKIGVIVDSFGVGVREGLKKAKEVGAEGVQIYAVKGEMDPDNLTPAARKELKSYIEDLGLEISALCGDLGGHGFQDRAVNREKVEKSKRILDLAVELGTNIVTTHIGIVPHDANGPIYAAMQEACEELSRYANSLNAYFAIETGPETAAHLKAFLDTLSGKGVSVNFDPANMVMVTGDDPVAGVHILKDYIVHTHVKDGVRHREVDPRAVYGSLDTEGMDHDKIAEILKEGQLFEELPLGEGAVDFDAYFRALQEIGYRGYLTIEREVGDSPEDDIRKAVQFIRAYR